A genomic window from Archocentrus centrarchus isolate MPI-CPG fArcCen1 chromosome 2, fArcCen1, whole genome shotgun sequence includes:
- the LOC115794544 gene encoding insulin receptor substrate 2-like isoform X1, whose protein sequence is MASPPATGGHLLSNGMNGVKKYGYLRKQKHGHRRFFVLREPIDSCPARLEYYESEKKWRNKSAAKRVITLDSCLCVNKRADAKHKHLIALYTKDEYFAVAADNEQEQESWYRVLTDLIAEGKVYDSPASTSSLVGFEEASYGLLTPATPAYKEVWQVNLKSKGLGQVKNLTGVYRLCLSSRTISFVKLNSETAAVSLQLMNIRRCGHSDSFFFIEVGRSAVTGPGEFWMQAEDSVVAQNIHETILEAMKAMKELSEFRPRSKSQSASTNPISVPTRRNLNNLPPSQTGLVRRSRTDSMAATSPGRKVTSCRIRTSSEGDGSVTRPVSMSISVNGSPTSPNSGNHLSRSHTLSNGRTCRMLESTYNLHHSRSMPVSNSPPAASSPISMSPRGGGRICTPDKVRRPFSCSASISGSLSDTGFMLCDDYSCSPGEPRFLPLTRSDTPDSLSSTPPSRDTSDPCGYMIMEGANGSRCCNGGEGLAYRKRTHSLTTPRQQRVVAPLSSASLDEYTLMRMAHGQNSHSASPKVCYPEDYGDVEIGSSRSSSSNLGDDGYMPMTPGIAPQSGKADNYVPMSPMCVSAPKQIVNPRVHPQAAASGGYKTNSPSSSSLEDNGYMRMWCGSKSSIESPDRHGEYMNMSPGNPPPLQTPPDYCLGLLASEPTSIRPAYQTGSLTLPAKLQASKNEDNNQYVLMSPQSLRQRPGESDYYSVMQPSAAQTSPLCPSAPSPVRHSRAESLAYRGRLGRPNRLSLDTLRTLPSMNEHPLPGEPRSPGEYINIDFSGARFSPPSVVSTERQSSSLASSGGGPGRSSLADYINLELGSHSPKEADTPAERLDTLPELTLCPCSEEDGVYHVDSEKDSQGLSDEVKNDYTEMTFGMTSSPPQLVPQNATSSQSSREKMLSMEDQDIPEHIGVFLLGATSSSTVDPDCSAKVIRAHPQGRRRHSSETFSSTATVTPVFTSFARGDAVKRHSSVENISSRSSEGSDEEYGSPENQQSSAGYPNRLNYIALNLEKCEDLVGFKPASSCKGGINGLHTSPYVCLGFKEAATTAKD, encoded by the exons ATGGCAAGTCCTCCGGCGACGGGAGGACACCTGTTATCTAATGGGATGAATGGGGTGAAGAAGTACGGGTACCTGAGGAAGCAGAAGCACGGACACAGGCGATTTTTTGTGCTCCGGGAGCCGATCGATAGCTGCCCGGCCCGGCTGGAGTATTATGAGAGCGAGAAGAAATGGAGAAACAAGTCCGCCGCGAAACGGGTTATAACTTTGGACTCCTGTCTGTGCGTAAACAAACGCGCCGACGCCAAACACAAGCACCTCATCGCCCTCTACACCAAGGACGAGTACTTCGCTGTGGCTGCAGACAACGAGCAGGAGCAGGAGAGCTGGTACAGGGTTTTGACTGATTTAATAGCTGAGGGGAAAGTGTACGACAGCCCTGCTTCCACGTCCTCTCTGGTGGGCTTTGAAGAGGCCAGTTACGGACTCCTCACTCCTGCAACACCTGCCTACAAGGAGGTATGGCAGGTCAACTTGAAATCCAAAGGTTTGGGGCAAGTGAAGAACCTCACTGGAGTGTACAGGCTGTGTTTGTCCAGCAGGACCATCAGCTTTGTGAAACTGAACtctgaaacagctgctgttagTCTACAGCTCATGAACATCAGGAGATGCGGCCACTCAGACAGCTTCTTCTTCATAGAGGTAGGTCGCTCTGCAGTAACGGGGCCCGGGGAGTTCTGGATGCAGGCAGAGGACTCAGTGGTGGCGCAGAACATCCACGAAACCATCCTGGAGGCCATGAAGGCCATGAAGGAGCTGTCCGAGTTCAGACCGAGGAGCAAAAGCCAGTCTGCTAGCACTAACCCCATCTCTGTACCCACAAGGCGCAACCTCAACAACCTCCCCCCGAGTCAGACGGGCCTTGTGAGGAGATCCAGAACAGACAGCATGGCAGCCACGTCGCCAGGGAGGAAGGTCACGTCCTGTCGAATAAGAACTTCCAGTGAGGGAGACGGAAGCGTGACCCGGCCTGTGTCCATGTCCATATCTGTGAACGGGAGTCCCACCAGTCCTAACTCTGGGAATCACCTCAGCAGGTCCCACACCCTCAGCAATGGGCGCACTTGCAGGATGCTAGAATCAACTTACAACCTCCATCACAGCCGCTCGATGCCGGTGTCCAACTCCCCCCCTGCTGCCTCCAGTCCCATTAGCATGTCTCCTCGAGGCGGGGGCAGGATCTGCACTCCTGACAAAGTTAGGCGCCCCTTCAGCTGCAGCGCCTCCATCTCGGGCTCTCTCAGCGACACCGGCTTCATGCTGTGCGACGATTACAGCTGCAGCCCAGGTGAACCCAGGTTCCTTCCCCTGACTCGCAGTGACACCCCCGACTCCCTGTCCAGCACTCCTCCATCCCGTGACACCAGCGACCCTTGTGGCTACATGATAATGGAGGGAGCAAATGGAAGCAGGTGCTGCAACGGGGGCGAGGGTCTGGCTTACAGGAAGCGAACCCACTCCCTCACCACACCACGCCAACAGAGGGTGGTGGCCCCGCTGTCCTCGGCCTCCCTGGATGAGTACACCCTCATGAGGATGGCCCACGGACAGAACTCCCACTCTGCCTCACCCAAAGTGTGCTACCCTGAGGATTACGGCGACGTTGAAATCGGTTCATCCAGGAGCTCCAGCAGTAACCTTGGGGACGATGGCTACATGCCCATGACGCCAGGTATAGCACCCCAGTCTGGAAAGGCAGACAACTACGTGCCCATGAGCCCCATGTGTGTCTCAGCACCGAAGCAGATTGTGAACCCTCGGGTGCATCCTCAAGCGGCTGCCAGTGGCGGTTACAAGACCAACTCCCCTTCCTCCAGTTCTCTAGAGGACAACGGCTACATGAGAATGTGGTGTGGCTCTAAGTCCTCCATTGAGAGTCCAGATAGACATGGTGAATACATGAACATGTCCCCTGGAAACCCACCTCCACTCCAGACCCCACCTGATTACTGCTTGGGCCTTCTGGCTTCTGAACCCACATCAATTAGGCCAGCCTACCAGACCGGCTCCCTCACGCTACCTGCTAAACTGCAGGCCTCCAAGAATGAAGATAACAACCAGTATGTACTGATGAGTCCCCAGAGTTTGAGGCAGAGACCTGGGGAGTCAGACTATTATTCAGTGATGCAGCCCAGTGCAGCTCAAACCTCACCGCTGTGCCCCTCAGCACCCTCTCCAGTCAGACACAGCCGAGCTGAGAGTTTGGCCTACAGGGGGAGGCTGGGCAGACCTAACAGGCTGTCTCTGGACACCCTAAGGACCCTGCCCAGCATGAATGAACATCCCCTCCCTGGAGAACCCAGGAGCCCAGGGGAATACATTAACATCGACTTCAGTGGCGCCAGATTCTCCCCGCCCTCTGTCGTATCTACAGAGAGGCAGTCTTCATCGCTGGCCTCCAGTGGCGGGGGCCCAGGGAGGTCATCTCTGGCAGACTACATAAACCTGGAGCTGGGATCGCACTCACCAAAGGAGGCTGACACTCCCGCTGAGCGCTTGGACACACTCCCAGAGCTAACCTTGTGCCCCTGCTCAGAGGAGGATGGAGTATACCATGTGGATAGTGAGAAAGACTCCCAGGGCCTCAGTGATGAGGTGAAAAATGATTACACCGAGATGACGTTTGGGATGACCAGCTCGCCCCCACAGCTTGTACCTCAGAACGCAACAAg TAgccagagcagcagagagaagatGCTCTCTATGGAGGACCAGGACATCCCAGAACACATCGGGGTCTTCCTGCTCGGTGCAACCTCTTCCTCCACAGTGGACCCTGACTGCTCTGCCAAGGTCATCAGGGCACATCCGCAGGGACGCCGGCGCCACAGCTCTGAAACCTTCTCCTCCACCGCCACCGTGACCCCGGTCTTCACATCCTTCGCTCGCGGCGATGCAGTAAAGAGGCACAGCTCGGTGGAGAACATCTCTTCCCGGAGCAGTGAGGGCTCCGACGAGGAGTACGGCAGCCCCGAGAACCAGCAGAGCTCGGCGGGCTACCCCAACAGACTCAACTACATTGCCTTGAACCTGGAGAAGTGCGAGGACCTGGTCGGCTTCAAACCCGCCAGCAGCTGCAAAGGGGGCATCAACGGATTGCACACCTCACCATATGTCTGTTTGGGATTCAAGGAGGCTGCAACCACTGCTAAAG ACTGA
- the LOC115794544 gene encoding insulin receptor substrate 2-like isoform X2, whose product MEKQVRRETGYNFGLLSVRKQTRRRQTQAPHRPLHLTGVYRLCLSSRTISFVKLNSETAAVSLQLMNIRRCGHSDSFFFIEVGRSAVTGPGEFWMQAEDSVVAQNIHETILEAMKAMKELSEFRPRSKSQSASTNPISVPTRRNLNNLPPSQTGLVRRSRTDSMAATSPGRKVTSCRIRTSSEGDGSVTRPVSMSISVNGSPTSPNSGNHLSRSHTLSNGRTCRMLESTYNLHHSRSMPVSNSPPAASSPISMSPRGGGRICTPDKVRRPFSCSASISGSLSDTGFMLCDDYSCSPGEPRFLPLTRSDTPDSLSSTPPSRDTSDPCGYMIMEGANGSRCCNGGEGLAYRKRTHSLTTPRQQRVVAPLSSASLDEYTLMRMAHGQNSHSASPKVCYPEDYGDVEIGSSRSSSSNLGDDGYMPMTPGIAPQSGKADNYVPMSPMCVSAPKQIVNPRVHPQAAASGGYKTNSPSSSSLEDNGYMRMWCGSKSSIESPDRHGEYMNMSPGNPPPLQTPPDYCLGLLASEPTSIRPAYQTGSLTLPAKLQASKNEDNNQYVLMSPQSLRQRPGESDYYSVMQPSAAQTSPLCPSAPSPVRHSRAESLAYRGRLGRPNRLSLDTLRTLPSMNEHPLPGEPRSPGEYINIDFSGARFSPPSVVSTERQSSSLASSGGGPGRSSLADYINLELGSHSPKEADTPAERLDTLPELTLCPCSEEDGVYHVDSEKDSQGLSDEVKNDYTEMTFGMTSSPPQLVPQNATSSQSSREKMLSMEDQDIPEHIGVFLLGATSSSTVDPDCSAKVIRAHPQGRRRHSSETFSSTATVTPVFTSFARGDAVKRHSSVENISSRSSEGSDEEYGSPENQQSSAGYPNRLNYIALNLEKCEDLVGFKPASSCKGGINGLHTSPYVCLGFKEAATTAKD is encoded by the exons ATGGAGAAACAAGTCCGCCGCGAAACGGGTTATAACTTTGGACTCCTGTCTGTGCGTAAACAAACGCGCCGACGCCAAACACAAGCACCTCATCGCCCTCTAC ACCTCACTGGAGTGTACAGGCTGTGTTTGTCCAGCAGGACCATCAGCTTTGTGAAACTGAACtctgaaacagctgctgttagTCTACAGCTCATGAACATCAGGAGATGCGGCCACTCAGACAGCTTCTTCTTCATAGAGGTAGGTCGCTCTGCAGTAACGGGGCCCGGGGAGTTCTGGATGCAGGCAGAGGACTCAGTGGTGGCGCAGAACATCCACGAAACCATCCTGGAGGCCATGAAGGCCATGAAGGAGCTGTCCGAGTTCAGACCGAGGAGCAAAAGCCAGTCTGCTAGCACTAACCCCATCTCTGTACCCACAAGGCGCAACCTCAACAACCTCCCCCCGAGTCAGACGGGCCTTGTGAGGAGATCCAGAACAGACAGCATGGCAGCCACGTCGCCAGGGAGGAAGGTCACGTCCTGTCGAATAAGAACTTCCAGTGAGGGAGACGGAAGCGTGACCCGGCCTGTGTCCATGTCCATATCTGTGAACGGGAGTCCCACCAGTCCTAACTCTGGGAATCACCTCAGCAGGTCCCACACCCTCAGCAATGGGCGCACTTGCAGGATGCTAGAATCAACTTACAACCTCCATCACAGCCGCTCGATGCCGGTGTCCAACTCCCCCCCTGCTGCCTCCAGTCCCATTAGCATGTCTCCTCGAGGCGGGGGCAGGATCTGCACTCCTGACAAAGTTAGGCGCCCCTTCAGCTGCAGCGCCTCCATCTCGGGCTCTCTCAGCGACACCGGCTTCATGCTGTGCGACGATTACAGCTGCAGCCCAGGTGAACCCAGGTTCCTTCCCCTGACTCGCAGTGACACCCCCGACTCCCTGTCCAGCACTCCTCCATCCCGTGACACCAGCGACCCTTGTGGCTACATGATAATGGAGGGAGCAAATGGAAGCAGGTGCTGCAACGGGGGCGAGGGTCTGGCTTACAGGAAGCGAACCCACTCCCTCACCACACCACGCCAACAGAGGGTGGTGGCCCCGCTGTCCTCGGCCTCCCTGGATGAGTACACCCTCATGAGGATGGCCCACGGACAGAACTCCCACTCTGCCTCACCCAAAGTGTGCTACCCTGAGGATTACGGCGACGTTGAAATCGGTTCATCCAGGAGCTCCAGCAGTAACCTTGGGGACGATGGCTACATGCCCATGACGCCAGGTATAGCACCCCAGTCTGGAAAGGCAGACAACTACGTGCCCATGAGCCCCATGTGTGTCTCAGCACCGAAGCAGATTGTGAACCCTCGGGTGCATCCTCAAGCGGCTGCCAGTGGCGGTTACAAGACCAACTCCCCTTCCTCCAGTTCTCTAGAGGACAACGGCTACATGAGAATGTGGTGTGGCTCTAAGTCCTCCATTGAGAGTCCAGATAGACATGGTGAATACATGAACATGTCCCCTGGAAACCCACCTCCACTCCAGACCCCACCTGATTACTGCTTGGGCCTTCTGGCTTCTGAACCCACATCAATTAGGCCAGCCTACCAGACCGGCTCCCTCACGCTACCTGCTAAACTGCAGGCCTCCAAGAATGAAGATAACAACCAGTATGTACTGATGAGTCCCCAGAGTTTGAGGCAGAGACCTGGGGAGTCAGACTATTATTCAGTGATGCAGCCCAGTGCAGCTCAAACCTCACCGCTGTGCCCCTCAGCACCCTCTCCAGTCAGACACAGCCGAGCTGAGAGTTTGGCCTACAGGGGGAGGCTGGGCAGACCTAACAGGCTGTCTCTGGACACCCTAAGGACCCTGCCCAGCATGAATGAACATCCCCTCCCTGGAGAACCCAGGAGCCCAGGGGAATACATTAACATCGACTTCAGTGGCGCCAGATTCTCCCCGCCCTCTGTCGTATCTACAGAGAGGCAGTCTTCATCGCTGGCCTCCAGTGGCGGGGGCCCAGGGAGGTCATCTCTGGCAGACTACATAAACCTGGAGCTGGGATCGCACTCACCAAAGGAGGCTGACACTCCCGCTGAGCGCTTGGACACACTCCCAGAGCTAACCTTGTGCCCCTGCTCAGAGGAGGATGGAGTATACCATGTGGATAGTGAGAAAGACTCCCAGGGCCTCAGTGATGAGGTGAAAAATGATTACACCGAGATGACGTTTGGGATGACCAGCTCGCCCCCACAGCTTGTACCTCAGAACGCAACAAg TAgccagagcagcagagagaagatGCTCTCTATGGAGGACCAGGACATCCCAGAACACATCGGGGTCTTCCTGCTCGGTGCAACCTCTTCCTCCACAGTGGACCCTGACTGCTCTGCCAAGGTCATCAGGGCACATCCGCAGGGACGCCGGCGCCACAGCTCTGAAACCTTCTCCTCCACCGCCACCGTGACCCCGGTCTTCACATCCTTCGCTCGCGGCGATGCAGTAAAGAGGCACAGCTCGGTGGAGAACATCTCTTCCCGGAGCAGTGAGGGCTCCGACGAGGAGTACGGCAGCCCCGAGAACCAGCAGAGCTCGGCGGGCTACCCCAACAGACTCAACTACATTGCCTTGAACCTGGAGAAGTGCGAGGACCTGGTCGGCTTCAAACCCGCCAGCAGCTGCAAAGGGGGCATCAACGGATTGCACACCTCACCATATGTCTGTTTGGGATTCAAGGAGGCTGCAACCACTGCTAAAG ACTGA